Within the Mauremys reevesii isolate NIE-2019 linkage group 2, ASM1616193v1, whole genome shotgun sequence genome, the region AAAAGTAAATTATAAGCTGAAAAGTCTTTTGGTTTTAATAGTTTAAGGTCCTAAGTATTAGAAATCAGCTTATACTCAAAAATTTCTCTTAATGACAATGCAATGCAGTGTAACATGATATAATTAAcgtatattaaaataaataagaaaacattaaaaaaaaaaccaacctccaGTGTTAACATTTTCAACTGGGAACTTGCTTTCATCTGCTTTCTTTCCTGTCCTTGCAGATTGTAAGAGCCAAGCCATAGTGACTGCAGGTAAATTCcatttctttgctgcttcatacTTAGAACCATCTGGCTCTTTCACCACTAAGTGGGTGCTGGCAAACATTCCTTTCTTTGGGTTGGCTCTTCGCACAAAGAATTCCTGGACtctgaaataaatgtatataAGTAACCACTCAAAAATGTAGCCATTGTTTAGACTGTTCCTAttagcactgcagagccaacAAAGGCACGAAAGAGTgagctgggttctagtcctgcttGGGACTAGAACTGTTAACTAACTTTCAAAAGCTGGACCACATTCTTCCCTCACTTACACCTAAGCAACTCCACTAAAGACAATgtggtgcacatttttaactgtAATGGGGGTAGAGTTGGCTACAGATTATTTTTCTAAACTGGTGACAATGCACAAGCCAAAAACTTCAGCTAAATTTCTATATCCCAGGCTGAGTTTGTACGGCTGGCAACTAAGGAGAAAAAAAGGTTTTACTTGTACAATGAGCAAACTCCATGAAAATCACTGACCAAGTAAGTATGGACAACCACAAATGTCTGTCTttctccaccacacacacacaccttttagaAGTCATTTTTTAGAACAGATATTCACTAGTGACATACACAAATATTTGAACACTTAAAGACACTGTCTCTAGAAGGTTTAATGACAAACAAGGGAGGAAATACAGAACCAAATAATAAATCACGTTTCAACATTAGTTTTCACAAATGAATAAAATCCAAAAGAAGTCTATAACAAATTTTAACTCTGAAGTTTTTTGCTCATTTTTTCCCTCTAATGTGACTAAATACTTGAAAAAATTTTTAGATGCCAGAAAATGAACATAAGTGGCAACAGACTCCATACCTTGCTCCAAGAAGACCTGCCAAGAACAccagggagtctctctctgcaCCAGTAAACTGGCTGAAAGACAGTACACAGTCTTCTAGAGGAGTGCTTCCTTCCATTACTGATACTGGGGTGAAAAGTGGGTTGGACTGAGGgtttaaaaggagctgctgttctACACACATAATCTTTAAAATgatgaaataaatgaaaatgagAACCAAGCCAAAAGAAATTAATATGATAAACATTATTTCAGCCATTGTACTACAGCATTTATGGAATCAACAGCAAGACATTCTTTGTCTTTGTGCCTCAAGTTCCAAGTAGAACATGTATTACTCTATATTTGATCAGATTCCTTAAATCACATTCCTTAAAAGATCCAGAAAGTTTCAGTCAAATTCACATTAAGATTCAAGCTTCCTGAATTCCTATTTTTCCAACGACTACtgctttaaaacatttaaaaacccaaTATAAGGGTTAGCATAGGTTTTATTTCACAGTTAATTATCTAATAATGAAAAACACCAAATTAGTGCAGATGATAAGCATTATCTAGGTCAACATATTTAAATGTTTGACCACCTGAGCTATAATGTCAGCCTGCAATTGCATCACCCAGATACAGCTACATATGTTATTAGAGAAATATGGAGAAGtgtggggaaagagagaaaaaagataGCTTACTAAACAGATGttaaaacagaaatgtcattcaTAACTTAGCTGCACCCAGCTCTCTCTTCATAACTCTATTATGCAGACAACTAGAGCAAAATCTTGTGTACGAAGTCTTTGTGCCACTAAGTCAGAATCTGATTTAATAAAGAAGGAAGAAATAAATGAGACAGGTAAAAGACATGCCTATAAAGAAGAGGTGCATTAAAGCACTCTCTTAATTTGGTGTACACTAATTAAACAAAGCTAAAACCTCTGTTCTAATGCAAATATAACCATCAATAAGTTTTCAGTTTCTATATTTCTAACACTAATATTTGTTTGGTCATAGCTCTACAGTATCCTCTTACCAGCCATGTGTTTGTAACAACATCTCCTACAGTTGACTCCACCTTGCATCCCAGTAAAGGAACCACAGCATAGTCTGCAATTGCTCTGTTTTGAGAGGGTAGAACTTTCCCAGCATTCTCCTTTATAATTTCTACAATGCAGGACTCATCCTCTTCACCAAAACCCAAAAGAAGGAACCTCTTTCTGCCAAATAAGCCTTCTTCAACCACTGTAGAAGTCTCTGTCAGTGAACTATGACAGATAGAGGACTGCTTCTCTTCTTGAATGGTACTATGAGCAGCATCACTGAAGTGACCAGTTTCTAGCTTTTCAACTtcaactaaaaaagaaaaaataaccaCTTGATGAAAATTTCACATACAGGGATGTAAGGGAGAAAATGAGTTTCAACCATCCTGTGAGTTATTAATTGAAAACAATGCAGTACTGGAACCCAAGGTTTTAGATTTCATTTACAAACTGCTCAATATGAGGCATGTTTACATCTAATTTATATTGTTTTCTTAAGTACAATAGGGAAATTAATATACAAACCATgtgaaggttttaaaaatgtacacGCTATGGAGTATGAATTGCAATTTCTTTACATATGATTAAAATCAGGTAACTACATTTTTCTATGTCCATCGTGGTAGATAGCACCACAAGCTTTTCAGAAGAGCTATACATAAATTTTGTCTTTTTATGAAGTGCTTGGACCAGAACTTACTTAATGTGGAATCATTATTCACATATTGAGAGAGGACGTCGTCTTCATCTGCATTCTGATGCTGTACAAGCTTCACAGCTTCTTTTTTTGTGAGACTATTACTTTTGGGAACAGTTCGCTTAATTCCAGGTTGCTCCAAAATTGTATTTTCTATTGGCTGGAAGTTCAGAGGGATGTACTGCTCCACTGGAAGTAAGTAACCCTTACCAAAGCACTCCAGCAACCATTTTGCTGTCACTGCATGAGgcctataaaataaaattattctttATATTACAAaccaacaaacacacacacacacacgtacgtaaGATGGCTCTCAAAACCATTTTAACctatgttttttttcctctcagatACTGCTCACTCTACAAGTACACTTGTGTTTCTGTACAAAGTTTGTGACACTCATCTGACTCcagttaaaacaaaaaagtttgagttgcatccacactgcagcctTTAGTGAATATTTCAAAGTTTGAGAATATGGATTTTTACACATTTTCTACAAGAAATACAAGAAAAATGTAATTTATCACAAATATTGAGGGTTTCTAGAATTTTCATATAATCTTCCTTAGCTAataatttttttctgttgaaTGTGAGGAGATATGCTACTTAAAAAACACTATTCCCAGGGGTAAAATGTTGTTGACTAGTGACCACAACTTAATGGTCTTTACAATTTTTATCTCTACAGTATGCACAGCTATTTAGTCCAAAAAAAGTTTAATCAATACGTATTTTCTTTGTTTACAAGAGGAAACATGATTATAGAAGTGTCTAAGCATAGTTATCAGAACCTGTGAGTAGTCTTGTTCAAAAACTGCTTCAGTTCATCATTATATTCTCCCACAATAACATGGGTGACATCTTCATTGAGTTGATTAAATCGAACACCACCACCACAGTTAATAAGCCTTCTCATTTTATCTAACTTCCTGCCACTGAAGCCACAGAGATAAATCTGCaaggagaaagaaaagaacagGGTAAGATATTTTTGGTTGAAGTAGTTGTATTCTGATACCATTCATTACCCAACCAAAGAAACATACAAACACACAAGCTTTAGCTTATGAAACAttgcaaaaaaacaaagaaattatTCCATCCTCAGTGCTCATCCTTGTGACTTTGTCTTGCACAACTCAACATCCCACTAACAGAAGGAAATAccaataaaatattttccattaaaGTTGCCAATACTGCTTCATATCTTATCCAACTCCAATTTGAAGACACTTTTTCCAGTACCCCAAATACATTATAAACAGTCTAGTTTGGTTTATCTTGAAATAGATTATATCTTTGTGCTGGGAGTGGGACTACATTTTACTGTAGCAATAACTACAGGAGACCCAGCCTAGCTGCATCTAAATGATAACTGGTCATTTCAGAATTGTACATTGTTAAAACTTACTCGACACCCATCTAGTAAATCATCAGGGGCTTGAAATGAACTGATATCCAAATTTTCCAGATCAGGAGGAGGTTCCAGCCTGCTGTTCATAGCAGAGCTACATGCAGTTTCATTAATGCCATTCAAACTGATATTGGAAATGTGGCTGACATCTGAAAGGGTACGACCTTTaaataaagttaaaataaaaaaaagaagaaaataagttAGTCTCTCCCACTGCTTAACCAAACAGGACGTATGATTGTCAAATATGATTTTGCCATGCTAATAAGGAAGACAAAACCTGAAAACCACAATAATGCATAGTCTAGCCTCTGTTAAAATGTAGGGTTCCATTACACCAAAATTCAGTATGCTCTCACTATTAGCAATGGAGTTTACACAGAACTCATGTTCCTCTTTCTCCAGAAGAACTGTCAGCCTTAAGATGTGGGAGAACAGTTTTTGAAAACTTATTCTGCTCAATAAGCTTTGTGGCCATCTACTAAATTAGATGCATTTACATTTGATATGAACACAGTCTGCTCTTGGTTGTTGCCCTCCAATGCTCCTAAGCGGACCAAAAAtaaatatctatatctatctatataaaaaaaatttgggccctgaccctgcaaacacacacacacttaacttcaagcatgtgaaTAAACCCATGTACTtatatttaagcatgtgttttcaggatcagagcCTCATTACCAAAATTTTAGTGCAGTTAGAGTTGGTAGCAGCCCACTCAACTGAAACATTTCCTTTCCCTTAACTGAAATTTCATCAACTCACTCAGTATACTGAGATGTCTTACTTACTGTCAGGTTTGCTGGCTTGGCTAGTAGGAGTTGATGTACTGGGTGTGGTATTTTGCTTTTGTACAGACTCGGTCTTATACATTGCCTCATCCTGGCAGAAGCCATTCTCAATACTGTCAAAAAACCACTGGATGGACACACACtgcacattccattttttggcaCATTCATATTTCTGGCCTTTATATAAAGACAAATCACAATCAATAAAAGGCTAATGCTCCAAAAGTGACAATTCTGAAAGAATGACCACATATTGCAAAATCAAGAAAGTTAAAACAAAAACTGCATTTGGAGGTGGTAATTACCAATACATTCTCAAATACCAAGGGGCTCTTCCAAGTGGCAGTTTACATCAAATTCACTAAAGCTGATCAGTGTAATTTGGTTCCTCTGACAGCACTATTGCCTAAGATTATTTGTTGATTTTATAGTACAGCTTTCATAATCAAGGTATTCTAATTTGCTTTAAAAGCAGTGTTAGGCATGCTAGTGCAAGCACACTAGCCAAATAATTCTGTTTTTATCTGTTAGGTTTTCTGTTTTGAAAACTGCCATGAGACCTTAAACTTCCATCTGAACCGCAACAAGAAATTGGCAGAAGGAACTGCTAGATGTCAGATACAGATGAACAGCAATACTACTAAACAATAATCACACTAAGCAATATTAATGATTAATATACTTACGTCTTGCAGGATGCTATAAAAATATCAGTTTTATAGTTCATCTGTACTTCACTGCAGTGCTAACATTAGACATTAGTCCAAAGTTCTGCTATGGAATTTGAACTCATGACTTTACGGCCTAAAAACTATGTGTTtttataatatattatatataaaagcaAATGCATACTTTTATTCACATACTTAAAATGGAAAGCAACTGTCAGCTAGCAAAAAAGTAATCTTGTGACCATGTTATCAAGGGGATATATTTCACAGTTGTGACACCAAAGTTGCAAAACATCAAAGGTTAAAACTTTCGCAACCTTTTAACCAATATGATTGTATTGTGTATGTAAAATTAAGATATATGGTTGGCTGAGCTACCAACAAGGTTAATCTCATCTACACTGAGCTGTTTATAACtgtcttaaattaaaaaaaaaaaaaaaacaaccaaacggGGCAGTCAGCATTAGCACATTCTGTCATGTTGCAATCAGATTTTAGTCTTACTTGGTTCACAAATTCCAGACTGACATGTTTTGGAAGTGTCTATACAAGTGTTTATGCTGTTTTCATCATTCTGGTATCTGAGCACTCCAGCATTCAGACCCTGTGACGAAAATGCCTCACATTGTTCTGCAGAGCTGACAGTCCCACTGAAGGAGCTATGCCAAGCTCTTTGGCCAGAGACAGAATTGCCATAACAAGATTTTGAGGCTTCAAGAGGGGAAAAAGAGAAATCGCAAAATAATTGCCTGGGAAAAGTAGGGAGGAAATTTAAAAATTCAGTCCAGTGTGTCTCAAACAAAACTACAAAGAACAAAGTAgtgctttaattttattttagtaaGAGGAAATTAAGAAATTTTAGTGGGAAAATTTTATCTTCAagtttatttgtttatttgtaaTCCAATTAATATCATAATTAAAATTCTTAAGTCTCCTGATTTCACCAAAATTTAGTTTAGattctattttttcttttctgtaggcctctccccttccctcctctgaTAGCGTTTGGGTCTCTGCTTGTGTGTCCCTTTGTTCTCCTTTCCACCTTCCCTTAAGAACACTCTGTATCACTCTTCGTGCATATAATATTTATCATAACAGCACTGGCAATAACAACAGCATAATCAAACAGATACAGATCTAGGCCCTGATTCtccaaacacttatgcacatgcttagctttacgCTAAGTTGTCCCTTCAAACTTAAATTGACTAAAGAATATCTACCTTTTGGCTCTTGAACAATGAGGTGGGTGCACTCATTCATCTTGAGCTGCCCTGTGTATTGACCACCATGCTCAGTAGTGAGACGCTGGACCTCCTTCCTGTCCACACTACTTAAGCCAGTTACACAGATTGTACAGCCACGAAATAAAGGACATATGAAGTCTTCCATGCTTATATCTGTGTATCTAATCATactgaaggggggaaaaaagaaagaaaataagacAGATCTTTTCCCAACACACCTCCAAAGGAATAAATATAGTCTAGAACCAGTACAAGATTTAATATTTCCTAATACAAGAAGTGGTTCTTTTACCCTTGTTGCGACTTCTCCCACAATGCTTTTACCCAAGTGGGAAGCAATATGGGTTTCTTCAGAGCAGCAGCCACTAAATATTTCTTGCTGCCAACTTCTCCAGCTATAAGATGAGTAACTGATGCATTGAGATCTCTGTACACACGGCCACCCATCATCTGTACATACATATGAACTTCTTCctaaagagcaaaaaaaaaaaaaaaaagaggcaaatAAATTAGTCAAACaacaaaatgtatattttaatattgcttatatatttttttaaaatattactcCATGTCCTGTGATTTCTCCTGGAACTTAACTTTATGGCagctttaaaacagaaaaatatattttgcctACATAGAAATGAACAATTTTGAAGGAATCTCTTTAAAAATGGTAAAATAGTGAATACCAGGGGATTGCGCCCTCCAGAACACATTTACAATCCAgattaaataagaaaaaatgcCTGTGTTCTGTTTACTACCCAGGAATCCACATCACATACTATTACTAGACAGAAACAGTCACTTAAGAAAAAATGTCATATTTTTATTAAGAATAAATTTATAAATAGTTTGTAAGGGGTTTACAAATGAGTAATAGATGCTATAAGCATGATATATACATGAGTACCATGTGTTATACATGGCTATAAGTTAGGGTTGTCAaccgattaaaaaattaatcgcaattaattgtgatttaaaaagttaatcgcaattaatcgtactgttaataatagaataccatttatttaaatatttttggatgttttctacattttcaaatatattgatttcaattacaacacagaatacaaagtgtacagtgctcactttatattaatttttattacaaatatttgcactgtaaaaaacaaaagaaatcgtatttCAATTCACGTAAtacgagtactgtagtgcaatctctttatcatgaaaacaggttccagagtggtagctgtgctagtctgtatcagcaaatcaacaagaagtccttgtggcaccttagagactaacaaatttatttgggctaaaacccacttcatcagatccatggagtgaaaaatacagtaagcagtatatatattacagcacatgaaaagatgggagttgccttaccaagtgggggggtcagtgctaacgaagccaattcaatcaaggtggaagtGGCTTATTCTcaacagttaacaagaaggtgtgagtatcagagggaaaattactttttgtagtgacctagccactctcagtctttattcaggcctaaattgatggtgtccagtttgcaaattaattccagttctgcagtttctcgttgaagtccaTTTttgaagttattttgttgaagaattgccacttttaagtctattattgagtgtccagggagaatgaagtgctctcctactggtttttgaatgttacaattcttgatgtctgatttgtgtcaatTTATTCTTTGTACGTGGCAGAGGGTAATTGCTGacacgatggcatatatcacattggtagatgtgcaggtgaacgagcccctgatgtggttaggtcctatgatggtgtcccttgaatagatatgcagacagagcctggcaacggggtttgttgcagggactggttcctgggttagtatttttgttgtgtggtgtgtagttgctggtgagtatttgcttcatgaaagttgaacttacaaatgtagaattatgcacaaaaaataattgcattcaaaaataaaacaatgtaaaactttagagcctacaagtccactcagttctacttcagccaatcgctcagacaaacaagtttggttaaaatttgcaggagataaagcTGCCCagttcttgttcacaatgtcacctgaaagcgagaacaggcattcacatggcactgttgtagccagcgtcaaaaggtatttacatgccagatatgctaaacattcctatgccacttcatgcttcggccaccattccggaggacatgcttccatgccgatgatgctcattaaaaaagctaatgcgttaattaaatttgtgactgaattccttggaggagaattgtatgtatcctgttctgttttacccacattttgccatatatttcatgttatagcagtctcagaggatgacccagcacatgttcattttaagaacactttcactgcagatttgacaaaacataaaaaatgtaccaatgtgagatttctaaaaatagctacagcactcgacccaaggtttacgaatctgaagtgccgtccaaaatctgagagggacgaggtgtggagcatgctttcagaagtcttaaaagagcaacactcagatgcggaaactacagaactcaaaccaccaaaaaagaaaatcaaccttctgctgactcagatgatgaaaatgaacatgtgttggtccgctctgctttggttTGTTATcgagcatggacacatgtcctgtggaatggcggttgaagcatgaagggacatattaatctttagtgcatctggcaggtaaatatcttgcgatgccagctataaccgtgccatgtgaacacctgttctccctttcaggtgacattgtaaacaagaactgggcagctttatctcctgcaaattttaaccaaacttgtttgtctgagcaattggctgaagtaggactgagtggacttgtaggccctAAATCAGAGGTCCACAACGCAGTGCTCGAGGGCACCATGGCTCCCACCAGGGCATCCATGTGCGCCCACCTACTGGCCACCAGACAAGCAgtcgctgaaatgccaccgagaagTGGCAACGTCAAGAAGCACTACCATCAAAATCCCACCAAATTTCAGCAGCAACGCCTCTTAATGACGCTCCTTcacggcggcatttcggcagcgacacctcttgacgttgccgcttcaCGGCGGCATTTGGCGGCTGCTTGTCCGGCGGCCACGGTCCTCAGCGGCTAGTCGTCCGGTGCCTGCCCcaatgaaaaggttggggaccactgctctacattttacattgttttctttttgagtgcagttatgtaaccaaaaaaaaaaaaaagtacatttgtaagttacattttcatgataaagagattgcactacaatacttgtatgagatgaattgaaaaatattatttcttttgtttatcatatttacagtgcaaatatttgtaatacaaaataataatataaaatgagctttgtacactttgtattctgtgttgtaatagaaattaatatatttgaaaatgtagaaaaacatccaaaatattaaataaatttcaattggtattctattgtttaatagtgtgattcatcgcaactatttttttttattgtgattaatttttttgagttaatcacatgagttaactgtgattaattgacagccctactataaGCACATCAGTAGAAGTTATTATAGATGATTATAAGACACTTATTAACCTGGACTCTAATTGATTAACTAGCTATTCAAACATCTATTCATAATTTATTAAGcctttataaatggaaccttaatatGAAGCGTGATCAAAATGTTCAATATTTAACAGAAATTCAGAGTAGCCTAAGTATAAAATCTTTAATTACTTTATAGTTTGAGATAAACAGTAATACATTATATAGTCTGTGACATCTTAGCTGTAGACAACTAGCCAGAAAATCCATCTAGATCTCAAGTCAGTTCATGAATGCTATAAATTATTCAATAGTTTCCTAtagtcccccaccccccaacaaccaatgaagtattttttttctaCATACAACTTGTATAACACAGATCTGAGGTTTCTGCTGATCTCTTTGATAATGTCATTCTTTAAACACAGTAGTCAATTGAGAAAGTTAAACACATCCAAACACCCAAAGTAAAACTGCAGACGTTTTCTTAGTCTAGAAGATTAGAATGGGAACTTTAACTCATtcaaagcaacaaaaattattagatgGAAGCATCATCatcacatcatcatcatcatcatttaaaaaataactttttctatatatatttaaattgtaTTCCTGACTTAAAAGTTTTCAGTGAGTGCAAAATGCATTTACAAAGGCTTAACCAATAAATCTTGTTAATGCTGTATCTGGAACTAAACTTCACAAAAATCTAGCTGAACAATTATTCTTCCATTATATATTGTAATGTATTACCCTAGTTTCTTTTTCAAGACTAGTACAGGATATTGTTATATCAGCCATGGCCATATTATGAACAGGATATTCGGCTCTCGGGACACATCGCTGGTGCTGCATACAAAATATGACTACCTGTGGTCCAACGATTCTACAGCCAAGCTGCAACAAAGATCAAAGAGGATTAATATGGAAGGAAGGGTGACACTTTTCTCACAAAAAAAGTGACCTTATCAAAAAAAACATCTTGGGGAACATCCTACATCCCATTCCAGTAACACGAAGCGGTTGAAACTGACCAACCGATTGGCTGGAGACTGCTCAAACATAGAGAAATCCTCACGTGGAATAGAGCTGGCCCCAGCATAGGTAACAGAGGCAATGTTTGGAGCACCACTGAGCTCTGGTTATCCTATCCCTTGCTACTGCAACATCTCAGAGATCACTGCAACCATGCCATTTTCCCAAGCTGTTCTATGACTGAGAGAAACTAAAAAGGTGGCCGGCCACAGGTCCTGCAGAAGCAAAGGCAATTGAGACTGAAGGACTGAATACCTTGTCTTGTCTTTCCTTTTATGCTATTCCTACCCTTTGAAATTTTCCCACTGAAACTCTGTTTAACAGCATACTATATTTACACATATTCACTGTGTACATTACAAGCTAGTATACAGAATTCAGAAAGAGAAAACGTGTAGGATCATGTATATGAGCATTCCTTAAAAAGGAATAGGACACTTGATAGCAATCTAGTGGGTAGCAAACCTTTTTGAGATGACTAAAGACAATGCCACTAAAAGGGTCACAGATGTAAAGGGATTTATCATTCTCTTTTATATTGAGTGCTGGCACTTCTTCAAGGATCTGGAGATATTCTTTTGACTGAAATTCTTTTATGGACTGCAAGAAAACATGAAACAACAATATACTTAAATTCCTTTTCCTCTGTTAGACAATTCTTTTAAATGAATCCTATGGCAACAGCAAAAGCATATCCAGTTGAAATTACTTATAGCAAAATTACTATACAAGAATCAATTTGTAGTGAAGTTGAACAAAAATACCAAATTATTTCAATCCACTGAAATGTACAGTGTAAAATTCACCGATTAGACCTGATCTGTGCTGAGAGCCtgctaactcccactgattttccaGGGGAGAAATGACTTGACACCCTCCTCAATGAAGCTATAGTAGCGTGGATGAGAGACCTGAACCCTCAGGATTGCAGCTCACTTTGTTCTGGAACCTGCTGAGGGCCCTCTACAATCACTGTCTGATCGGGATGATCATTCAAATGCTAGTTACCAAGGCACAGCATACCCCTTTGATAAATTAATTCAAACCCTGTGGGACAATTTGCTCCTTGGGGAGGTCAAGGTTTTTAACTAGGTTATTCAATCTATCTTCAATTATTTCAAAAAACACCTCACGGTAGTAAGCGCTATGCCAcgcaggattgggccaaaagttTTGAGTGCTTCAGCACCTTTCCAGAGGCAC harbors:
- the TOPBP1 gene encoding DNA topoisomerase 2-binding protein 1 isoform X2, yielding MKSDKEPFFVKFIKSSGNSEYFFKALESIKEFQSKEYLQILEEVPALNIKENDKSLYICDPFSGIVFSHLKKLGCRIVGPQVVIFCMQHQRCVPRAEYPVHNMAMADITISCTSLEKETREEVHMYVQMMGGRVYRDLNASVTHLIAGEVGSKKYLVAAALKKPILLPTWVKALWEKSQQGMIRYTDISMEDFICPLFRGCTICVTGLSSVDRKEVQRLTTEHGGQYTGQLKMNECTHLIVQEPKGQKYECAKKWNVQCVSIQWFFDSIENGFCQDEAMYKTESVQKQNTTPSTSTPTSQASKPDSRTLSDVSHISNISLNGINETACSSAMNSRLEPPPDLENLDISSFQAPDDLLDGCRIYLCGFSGRKLDKMRRLINCGGGVRFNQLNEDVTHVIVGEYNDELKQFLNKTTHRPHAVTAKWLLECFGKGYLLPVEQYIPLNFQPIENTILEQPGIKRTVPKSNSLTKKEAVKLVQHQNADEDDVLSQYVNNDSTLIEVEKLETGHFSDAAHSTIQEEKQSSICHSSLTETSTVVEEGLFGRKRFLLLGFGEEDESCIVEIIKENAGKVLPSQNRAIADYAVVPLLGCKVESTVGDVVTNTWLIMCVEQQLLLNPQSNPLFTPVSVMEGSTPLEDCVLSFSQFTGAERDSLVFLAGLLGARVQEFFVRRANPKKGMFASTHLVVKEPDGSKYEAAKKWNLPAVTMAWLLQSARTGKKADESKFPVENVNTGDKEESFISQPNKTETTIMSSDIPDHPSNLLETGKKTAVTPLDVNRFQSKAFHSVISHHVGQKPTLPAEGRLLQKEPSLHLDTPSKFLSKDKLFKPSFDVKDALAALETPGAPNQRNRKPSTPLSEIIGRNLKLALANSTRYTAALTASPQLRAAQAEVVEDSKPLADLVICVSKKLSKKQSELNAVAASLGADYRWCFDETVTHFIYQGRQNDSSKEYKSVKERGIHIVSEHWLLESAQEYKRLPESLFPHTYNPKMSLDISAVQDGRLSSSRLSSTGKTAKEAESISVDENDTADVTTNQVKEAVTVREEQIAANEAKGVLTQTLEMRENFQKQLQEIMSATSIVKPQAQRGSLSRNGFDSSPTTPDGTRSVRNGRSRVLEALRQSRQAVMDINTEPSQNEQIVWDDPTAREERARLVSNLQWPNSPSQYSEQIQTDVNNMNDSPFRDSFVDREVAELAVHDSGDTGVAEVLKHPIYSDPETPVKDDQVIPTPQAPSIAFPLANPPVAPQPKEKPTVDITP